The Procambarus clarkii isolate CNS0578487 chromosome 56, FALCON_Pclarkii_2.0, whole genome shotgun sequence genome includes a region encoding these proteins:
- the LOC123770913 gene encoding uncharacterized protein, producing the protein MIPVDQNITHIPSEEYKCSKKQHRVSKITAFRRGIAEDGAGGVRSRALHHGGSRLSPVLVNTADKRASHSVNTADKKASHSVNSADKRASHSVNSADKRASHSVNSADKKASHSVNSADKKASHSVNSADKKASHSVNSADKKASHSVNSADKKASHSVNSADKRASHSVNSADKKASTV; encoded by the exons ATGATTCCTGTCGACCAAAATATCACCCACATCCCGTCTGAGGAGTACAAATGTAGTAAGAAACAACACAGGGTCTCTAAGATCACAGCCTTCCGCCGGGGAATA GCTGAGGACGGGGCCGGTGGAGTAAGATCACGGGCCCTGCACCACGGCGGCTCCAGGCTGTCGCCAGTGTTGGTAAACACTGCTGACAAGAGGGCCTCCCACAGTGTAAACACTGCTGACAAGAAGGCCTCCCACAGTGTAAACAGTGCTGACAAGAGGGCCTCCCACAGTGTAAACAGTGCTGACAAGAGGGCCTCCCACAGTGTAAACAGTGCTGACAAGAAGGCCTCCCACAGTGTAAACAGTGCTGACAAGAAGGCCTCCCACAGTGTAAACAGTGCTGACAAGAAGGCCTCCCACAGTGTAAACAGTGCTGACAAGAAGGCCTCCCACAGTGTAAACAGTGCTGACAAGAAGGCCTCCCACAGTGTAAACAGTGCTGACAAGAGGGCCTCCCACAGTGTAAACAGTGCTGACAAGAAGGCCTCCACAGTGTAA